In Pseudomonas nunensis, a single window of DNA contains:
- a CDS encoding DUF488 domain-containing protein has product MAIHIVRLGSPRGPDEGLRLGTVRRPPRGVPKAEFASRDFYDVWQPLLSPSPELVAEAKAAEDAKAWDAFKRKFKAEMNHPAPSHLLDLLAALSHQTSLAVGCYCEDEAHCHRSVLRELLQARGAEII; this is encoded by the coding sequence ATGGCCATCCACATCGTGCGGCTGGGCTCACCGCGTGGGCCCGACGAAGGCCTGCGCCTGGGCACGGTGCGCCGCCCGCCTCGGGGCGTACCGAAAGCCGAGTTCGCCAGCCGTGATTTTTATGATGTCTGGCAGCCGCTGCTGTCCCCCAGCCCGGAACTGGTCGCCGAGGCGAAAGCAGCTGAAGATGCCAAGGCGTGGGACGCTTTCAAGCGCAAATTCAAGGCTGAAATGAATCACCCTGCGCCAAGCCATTTGTTGGATTTGTTGGCGGCGTTGTCCCATCAAACGTCGCTGGCGGTGGGGTGTTACTGCGAGGATGAGGCGCATTGTCACCGCTCGGTTTTGCGTGAATTGCTGCAAGCGCGGGGCGCCGAGATAATCTAA